In Hyla sarda isolate aHylSar1 chromosome 12, aHylSar1.hap1, whole genome shotgun sequence, a genomic segment contains:
- the LOC130296431 gene encoding insulin-like growth factor-binding protein complex acid labile subunit, which produces MCSIMAGLLALLVLICTTDANPSQFCPPSCLCYDSSNLVECRGLELLVVPHHLPHSTWMLDLRHNNLSRLEPTSFQALWSLRILLLSDNQIEVVLARSLRSLGFLERLDLSNNFLSNLPHDFSRGLGSLRELRVPANRLTALTYESLRHMESLEKLDLSRNYLNYIEQGAFRGLSRLRHLHLQSNLLDSVRGGYFFMLQNLELLDLSDNNISSIAVESFTSLHSLRLLSLSDNQLSHLKFKTFLNLQTPSTHIQVSGNPWICDCDLQRVFGKITSVRHLHIDDYDNLTCAGPPQLSGAALVSVDNQLCVAETATVLVITITVLVTVIAAIVMAERNRKKNQEKNWNEPDGPFETQDK; this is translated from the coding sequence ATGTGCTCCATCATGGCAGGACTGTTGGCCCTTCTAGTCTTGATCTGCACAACAGATGCAAATCCCTCCCAATTCTGTCCGCCTTCTTGCCTCTGCTATGACTCCTCTAACCTAGTGGAGTGTAGGGGTCTGGAGCTCCTCGTGGTTCCTCATCATCTTCCTCACAGTACATGGATGCTGGATCTTCGCCACAACAACCTTAGCCGCCTAGAACCTACCTCATTCCAAGCCTTATGGTCCCTTCGAATCCTTCTTCTATCTGATAACCAGATTGAGGTGGTGTTAGCAAGATCCCTCCGATCTCTTGGCTTCCTTGAGCGGTTGGACCTTTCTAATAACTTCCTTAGCAACCTTCCTCATGACTTCTCCAGGGGCTTGGGTTCCTTGAGAGAACTAAGAGTTCCTGCAAATAGATTGACTGCCTTGACTTATGAAAGTCTGAGACACATGGAAAGTCTGGAgaaattggaccttagcagaaATTATCTGAATTATATAGAACAAGGGGCCTTTAGAGGACTTTCAAGGCTACGACACCTTCACCTCCAGTCCAATCTTCTAGATTCTGTAAGGGGTGGATATTTCTTCATGTTGCAGAACCTAGAACTCCTCGACCTTTCAGACAACAATATCAGTAGTATAGCTGTAGAGTCGTTCACCTCCCTGCACTCTCTTCGCCTCTTATCCCTCTCAGACAACCAGTTAAGCCATCTCAAGTTCAAGACGTTCCTCAATCTCCAAACACCCAGTACTCACATCCAAGTATCTGGTAACCCATGGATATGTGACTGTGATTTGCAGAGAGTGTTTGGAAAGATAACCAGTGTGAGACATCTTCACATAGATGACTATGACAACCTTACTTGTGCAGGGCCACCTCAGCTCTCTGGTGCCGCCCTGGTGTCGGTGGACAACCAGCTATGCGTAGCAGAGACCGCTACAGTACTGGTGATCACAATAACTGTTTTAGTTACAGTCATTGCTGCAATTGTAATGGCTGAGAGGAATCGCAAGAAGAATCAAGAGAAAAATTGGAATGAGCCAGATGGTCCCTTTGAAACACAGGATAAGTGA